In the Paenibacillus sp. FSL R7-0337 genome, AGCCGGAAATAGTTTCACATTCCATGGGGGATAGCGGACGCCCGAATTCCTTCTCGAAAATGCTGAACAGACTGCGTCCGTCCTCCGACTCCTTGTCACCCGGCACAGCCGGGCGGCCATAGCCACCATCTGGTGCAGTAGCCCCGGAGTAATGAGCCACTGCCCGGGCCCCCGGCTCCCGCCCGCTCTGGCTGGGCTTCCCCTGGGCATTCTCCCGTGAGAGTTCTGCCAGATAAGCTCCCAGCTTCGCGTATAAGCCGGAGAAATTATAACGCTCATAATGGATGTCCCTCAGCTCGTCGTTATCTCCGTCGATGCTGATGAACCCTTCCTTCATCAGCTTCTGCAGTTCTCCGGCAATCACCGGAATACTGCGCCCGGTTACTGCCTGAAGCTCCTCCAGGGAAGGGAAGTCAATCCCCTCCACCTGTCTGAAGGAGAGCAGATGAATCAGCAGCATGGATTCACTGCCGGTCAGATTCAGCTTCCGGTAATATTTCAGGAGTGCATAAGGAATGACGGCCATTCCGTTCTCCAGGCCGAAGGCTACGCCCTCGCCCCAGGTATTCCAACCTTTTCCGTCCATACTTAAGCCCCCTTTCCCTATTCTTTAAGGGTAAAGACGGTACAGTGTACGAGGGAAGGCAATCGTCTCACGGACATGGTCCAGACCGCAGATCCAGGCTACTGTGCGCTCCAGCCCCAGACCGAAGCCGGAGTGCGGAACCGTGCCGTAGGTGCGCAGATCCATGTACCATTTGTAGGTGTCCATCGACAGGTTATGTTCCTTGAAGCGGGCTTCCAGCAGCGCCGGATCATCAATACGCTGTGATCCGCCGATGATCTCCCCGTAGCCTTCAGGAGCGATCATATCCGCACACAACACCACTTCCGGACGATCAGGATGCGGCTTCATATAGAAAGCCTTGAAGGAAGCCGGATAGTGGGTAATGAAGACCGGTCTGTCGCTCATCTCGGCAATCGCCGTCTCATGAGGAGCCCCGAAATCATCGCCCCAGGCAATTTCATAGCCCTTTTCATTCAGGAACTTAATCGCATCGTCATAGCTGATACGCGGGAATGGTGCTTTGATGTTCTCAAGCTTCGAGACATCGCGGCCCACCGCTTCTAGTTCAGCCCGGCAATTCGTAAGTACAGATTGTACCACGAAGCTGATGAAATCCTCCTGCACGCACAGGCTTTCTTCATGATCGGTGAAGGCCATTTCTGGCTCAATCATCCAGAACTCAATCAAGTGGCGGCGGGTCTTGGATTTCTCTGCACGGAAGGTAGGCCCGAACGAATAGACGCGTCCCAGAGCCATGGCTGCGGCTTCCATATACAGCTGTCCGCTTTGGGTAAGATACGCATCCTCTTCGAAGTACTTGGTGTGGAACAGGTTGGTCGTGCCTTCTGCTGACGTTGGTGTCAGAATCGGCGGGTCCACCTTCGTGAAGCCGCGCTCATTGAAGAACTGCTGAACCGCGCGGATAATCTCCGCACGAATCACCATTACCGCCCGCTGCTTGGAGGAACGCAGCCAGAGATGACGGTGATCCATCAGGAAATCGACGCCATGCTCCTTAGGTGTGATTGGATAATTCTCGGTAAGATGCAGAACTTCAATGCCCGTAACCGTCAGCTCGTAGCCTGACTGGCTGCGGGGCTCCTCACGGATGATTCCGGTCACATACAGCGAGCTTTCCTGGGTGAGGCTCTTGGCATCATCCCAGACCTGCTCAGGGACTTCTGATTTCACCACAACCCCCTGGATATAACCGGTACCGTCGCGAAGCTGCAGGAACTGAATTTTACCGCTGGAGCGCTTGTTGTTCACCCAACATCCGATGACAACAGTCTCTCCGACATGCTCATTCACGTTCTTGATTACACTTTTGTTAGCCATGCCTACTATCTCTCCTCTAATTTAGCCGTTAACACCTTGCACAATACGATAGGTATCGCGTGCGATCACCAGCTCTTCGTTCGTTGGAACCACAAGCACCTGTACCTTGGAATTGGCAGTAGAGATACGCCGCGGATCACCCGAACGGACCTTGTTGGCTTCTGCATCCAGCTCGATTCCGAGGAACGTAAGATTGTTCAGTACTTTTTCACGCAGCAGGGAAGCATTCTCGCCTACACCAGCGGTGAATACAATTACGTCTACCCCATTCATGGCAGCTGCATAAGAACCGATATATTTACG is a window encoding:
- a CDS encoding DnaD domain protein → MDGKGWNTWGEGVAFGLENGMAVIPYALLKYYRKLNLTGSESMLLIHLLSFRQVEGIDFPSLEELQAVTGRSIPVIAGELQKLMKEGFISIDGDNDELRDIHYERYNFSGLYAKLGAYLAELSRENAQGKPSQSGREPGARAVAHYSGATAPDGGYGRPAVPGDKESEDGRSLFSIFEKEFGRPLSPMECETISGWVDEDRYPEELILLALKESVFAGKVHFRYIDRILLEWARNRVKNAQDVKAYSQKFRGGGR
- the asnS gene encoding asparagine--tRNA ligase, whose product is MANKSVIKNVNEHVGETVVIGCWVNNKRSSGKIQFLQLRDGTGYIQGVVVKSEVPEQVWDDAKSLTQESSLYVTGIIREEPRSQSGYELTVTGIEVLHLTENYPITPKEHGVDFLMDHRHLWLRSSKQRAVMVIRAEIIRAVQQFFNERGFTKVDPPILTPTSAEGTTNLFHTKYFEEDAYLTQSGQLYMEAAAMALGRVYSFGPTFRAEKSKTRRHLIEFWMIEPEMAFTDHEESLCVQEDFISFVVQSVLTNCRAELEAVGRDVSKLENIKAPFPRISYDDAIKFLNEKGYEIAWGDDFGAPHETAIAEMSDRPVFITHYPASFKAFYMKPHPDRPEVVLCADMIAPEGYGEIIGGSQRIDDPALLEARFKEHNLSMDTYKWYMDLRTYGTVPHSGFGLGLERTVAWICGLDHVRETIAFPRTLYRLYP